The Papaver somniferum cultivar HN1 unplaced genomic scaffold, ASM357369v1 unplaced-scaffold_107, whole genome shotgun sequence genome includes a region encoding these proteins:
- the LOC113328355 gene encoding norreticuline-7-O-methyltransferase, which translates to MEVVSQIDQENQAIIWKQIYGFSESLLLKCAVQCEIAETIHNHGTPMSILELAAKLPIDQPVNIDRLYRVMRYLVHQKLFNKEVISTLNGGTVQVTEKYWLAPPAKYLIRGSQQSMVPSVLGIIDEDMFAPWHILKDSLTGECNIFETALGKSISVYMSENPEMNQISNGAMAFDSGLVTSHLVNECKSVFGDEIKTLVDVGGGTGTALRAISKAFPNIKCTLFDLPHVIADSPEIPTITKVSGDMFKSIPSADAIFMKNILHDWNDDECIQILKRCKDVVSAGGKLIMVEMVLDEDSFHPYSKLRLTSDIDMMVNNGGKERTEKEWEKLFDAAGFASCKFTQMSVGFAAQSIIEVY; encoded by the exons ATGGAAGTAGTTAGCCAGATTGATCAAGAAAATCAAGCAATAATCTGGAAACAAATTTATGGTTTTTCGGAATCATTACTTCTCAAATGTGCAGTTCAATGTGAGATTGCTGAAACTATTCATAACCATGGAACACCAATGTCTATATTGGAATTAGCTGCTAAGCTTCCAATTGATCAACCGGTTAATATCGACCGTTTGTACCGAGTTATGCGTTACTTAGTTCACCAGAAACTTTTCAACAAGGAAGTTATCTCCACGCTTAATGGTGGAACCGTTCAAGTAACAGAGAAGTACTGGTTAGCTCCACCGGCGAAATACCTAATAAGAGGGTCTCAACAATCAATGGTTCCTTCAGTTTTAGGAATAATTGATGAAGATATGTTTGCTCCGTGGCATATTCTAAAAGACAGTTTAACTGGTGAATGTAACATTTTTGAGACAGCGTTAGGAAAGAGCATTTCGGTTTATATGAGTGAAAATCCTGAAATGAATCAAATTTCCAATGGAGCAATGGCTTTTGATAGTGGATTAGTTACTTCGCATTTGGTTAATGAATGCAAAAGTGTTTTCGGTGATGAAATTAAAACATTAGTTGATGTTGGTGGTGGTACTGGTACTGCACTCAGAGCAATTTCGAAAGCGTTCCCCAATATTAAGTGCACACTCTTTGATCTTCCTCATGTTATAGCTGATTCACCTGAAATTCCAACTATTACAAAAGTATCGGGAGACATGTTCAAGTCTATTCCAAGTGCTGATGCCATATTTATGAAG AACATCCTTCACGATTGGAACGATGATGAATGCATTCAAATTCTAAAGCGATGCAAAGATGTAGTATCAGCGGGAGGGAAACTTATTATGGTTGAAATGGTATTGGACGAGGATTCGTTTCATCCATATTCAAAACTTAGACTCACATCTGATATAGATATGATGGTTAACAATGGAGGTAAAGAGAGAACCGAAAAAGAATGGGAAAAGCTTTTTGATGCAGCAGGTTTTGCTAGTTGCAAATTTACTCAAATGTCAGTAGGTTTCGCAGCTCAATCTATAATTGAGGTTTATTGA